One window of the Mycobacterium xenopi genome contains the following:
- a CDS encoding LON peptidase substrate-binding domain-containing protein, which translates to MGSKPVELPMFPLESAFLPGDDLPLRIFEPRYTALVRDCMGQADPCFGVVLISRGREVGGGDTRCDVGALAHITECVDAGSGRYLLRCRMGERIRVCRWLPDDPYPRAVVQSWPDQPGEPVTDAQLGELEDRVLALFERVATARGVRPPDRETVLGYRRQPAGDAGERLYALASRVPIGPADRYSVLSAPSAAERLAALGEAVDSVAAMVEFQLSE; encoded by the coding sequence ATGGGATCAAAACCCGTTGAACTGCCGATGTTTCCACTGGAATCGGCGTTCTTGCCGGGTGATGACCTGCCGCTGCGGATTTTCGAGCCGCGCTACACGGCGTTGGTGCGTGACTGCATGGGACAGGCCGATCCGTGCTTCGGTGTGGTGTTGATCTCTCGTGGCCGCGAGGTCGGCGGTGGAGACACCCGCTGCGACGTCGGCGCCCTCGCCCATATCACCGAGTGCGTGGACGCAGGCTCCGGTCGCTACCTGCTGCGCTGCCGGATGGGTGAGCGGATCCGGGTGTGCCGCTGGCTGCCGGACGACCCCTACCCGCGGGCCGTCGTGCAGAGCTGGCCCGACCAGCCGGGCGAGCCGGTCACCGATGCGCAGCTGGGTGAGCTCGAGGACCGGGTGCTGGCGTTGTTCGAACGGGTCGCGACCGCCCGCGGCGTCCGGCCGCCAGACCGTGAAACGGTCTTGGGCTACCGCCGGCAGCCAGCAGGCGATGCCGGCGAGCGGCTGTATGCCTTGGCATCCCGCGTGCCGATCGGACCGGCCGATCGCTACTCCGTGCTGTCGGCACCGTCGGCGGCCGAGCGGTTGGCGGCGCTGGGCGAGGCCGTGGATTCCGTCGCCGCGATGGTGGAGTTTCAGCTCTCCGAGTAG
- a CDS encoding AAA family ATPase: MTRPQLTLTARLNTSPVDSRRGVVRLHPKAIAALGIREWDAVSLTGSRTTAAVAGVAGADIPVGTILLDDVTLSNAGLREGTAVIVAPVTVYGARSVMLSGSPLATQSIAPTTLRQALLGKVLTVGDAVSLLPRDLGPGTSTSAATRALASAVGISWTSELLTVTGVEPAGPVSVQPNSSVTWGTGVPEAAPEPTARRVAVDDLKGVHPQVAKLTEWLKLALDEPHLLQTLGASPHLGVLVSGPAGVGKATLVRAVCAGRRLVELDGPEIGALAGDDRLKAVTTATATVRDGGGVLLITDVDALLPATAEPVATLILAELRALVATSGVAFVATSAVPDRLDTRLRAPDLCDRELVVPLPDAATRAAQLAALLRSVPTRDLNFDEIASRTPGFVVADLAALVREAALRAAARASADGKPPALTQGDLIGALQVIRPLSRSATEEVSVGTVTIDDVGDMAGTKQALTEAVLWPLQHPDTFARLGVEPPRGVLLYGPPGCGKTFLVRALASTGQLSVHAVKGSELMDKWVGASEKAVRELFRRARDSAPSLVFLDEIDALAPRRGQSFDSGVTDRVVAALLTELDGINPLRDVVVLGATNRPELIDPALLRPGRLERLVFVEPPDTAARYDILRTAGKSIPLAADVDIDALAGELDGYSAADCVALLREAALAAMRRSIDAADVTAADLAAARETVRPSLDPLQLESLRAFAASP, encoded by the coding sequence ATGACGCGCCCACAGCTGACCCTCACCGCCCGGCTGAACACCTCGCCGGTCGACTCCCGCCGCGGTGTCGTCCGTCTGCACCCGAAAGCCATTGCCGCCCTTGGCATTCGGGAATGGGACGCGGTGTCGCTGACCGGGTCGCGGACCACGGCGGCGGTCGCCGGCGTGGCGGGAGCAGACATCCCGGTCGGCACGATCCTGCTCGACGACGTGACACTGTCCAATGCCGGCCTGCGCGAGGGCACCGCGGTGATCGTCGCCCCCGTCACCGTGTACGGCGCGCGCTCGGTGATGCTGAGCGGCTCACCGCTGGCAACACAATCGATCGCGCCGACCACCCTCCGCCAAGCCCTGCTCGGCAAGGTGCTCACCGTGGGCGACGCGGTGTCGCTGCTGCCCCGCGACCTCGGGCCGGGCACCTCCACGTCCGCCGCCACCCGCGCGCTGGCCTCCGCGGTCGGCATCAGCTGGACCTCCGAGCTGCTGACCGTCACCGGCGTCGAGCCCGCCGGGCCGGTGAGCGTGCAGCCCAACTCCTCGGTGACCTGGGGAACCGGTGTGCCCGAAGCTGCGCCGGAACCGACCGCTCGTCGGGTCGCCGTCGATGACCTCAAGGGCGTCCACCCGCAGGTGGCCAAGCTGACCGAATGGCTCAAGCTCGCGCTCGACGAGCCGCACCTGCTGCAAACCCTGGGCGCATCCCCGCACCTGGGCGTGCTGGTGTCCGGCCCGGCCGGGGTGGGCAAGGCGACGCTGGTGCGCGCGGTGTGCGCCGGTCGCCGGCTGGTCGAACTCGACGGCCCGGAGATCGGCGCGCTGGCCGGCGACGACCGGCTCAAGGCGGTGACGACGGCGACCGCAACGGTGCGCGACGGCGGCGGGGTGCTGCTGATCACCGACGTCGACGCGCTGCTGCCCGCCACCGCCGAGCCGGTGGCCACCTTGATCCTGGCCGAGCTGCGCGCGCTGGTGGCCACCAGCGGTGTCGCGTTCGTCGCCACCTCGGCGGTGCCGGACCGGCTCGACACCCGGCTGCGCGCCCCCGACCTGTGTGACCGGGAACTCGTGGTGCCGCTGCCCGACGCAGCCACCCGCGCCGCACAGCTGGCTGCCCTGCTGCGGTCGGTGCCGACACGTGACCTTAATTTTGACGAAATTGCCAGCCGCACACCGGGATTCGTCGTCGCCGACCTGGCTGCATTGGTGCGTGAGGCGGCGCTGCGGGCAGCGGCGAGAGCCAGCGCCGACGGAAAACCGCCGGCCCTGACCCAAGGCGACCTGATCGGCGCACTGCAGGTGATCCGACCGCTGTCGCGCTCCGCCACCGAAGAGGTGTCGGTCGGGACCGTGACGATCGACGACGTCGGCGACATGGCCGGCACCAAGCAGGCCCTCACCGAGGCGGTGCTGTGGCCGCTGCAGCACCCCGACACCTTCGCCCGCCTCGGCGTGGAGCCGCCGCGCGGGGTGTTGCTCTACGGTCCACCGGGTTGCGGCAAGACGTTTTTGGTGCGGGCGCTGGCCAGCACCGGGCAGCTCTCCGTGCACGCCGTCAAAGGCTCCGAACTCATGGATAAATGGGTCGGCGCCTCGGAAAAGGCGGTGCGGGAACTGTTTCGGCGGGCCCGTGATTCCGCGCCGTCGCTGGTCTTCCTCGACGAGATCGACGCGCTGGCACCGCGGCGCGGCCAAAGCTTCGACAGCGGCGTCACCGACCGGGTAGTCGCTGCGCTGCTGACCGAGCTCGACGGCATCAACCCGCTGCGCGACGTCGTGGTGCTCGGTGCCACCAACCGGCCCGAGCTGATCGATCCCGCGCTGCTGCGGCCGGGACGGCTGGAGCGGCTGGTGTTCGTCGAGCCGCCGGACACCGCGGCGCGTTACGACATCCTGCGCACCGCGGGCAAGTCGATCCCGCTTGCCGCCGACGTCGACATCGACGCGCTGGCCGGCGAGCTCGACGGCTACAGCGCCGCCGACTGCGTCGCCCTGCTGCGGGAGGCCGCGCTGGCCGCGATGCGGCGCTCCATCGACGCCGCGGACGTCACCGCCGCCGACCTCGCCGCCGCGCGTGAAACAGTGCGGCCGTCGTTGGATCCGCTTCAGCTTGAGTCATTGCGCGCCTTCGCGGCCTCGCCGTAG
- a CDS encoding glutamate--cysteine ligase — MSLVPASPPASRAAARIDFAGSPRPTVGVEWEFALVDAQTRDLSNEATAVIAEIGENPRVHKELLRNTVEIVSGICDCTAQAMDDLRDTLHTARRIVRDRGMELFCAGTHPFARWSAQKLTDAPRYAELIKRTQWWGRQMLIWGVHVHVGISSAHKVMPIMTALLQRYPHLLALSASSPWWGGEDTGYASNRAMMFQQLPTAGLPFHFQTWAEFEGFVYDQKKTGIIDHMDEIRWDIRPSPHKGTLEVRICDGVSNLRELAALVALTHCLVVDLDRRLEAGETLPNMPPWHVQENKWRAARYGLDAVIILDADSNERLVTDDLIDVLNRLEPVAKSLHCADELASVADIPRLGASYQRQRRVAEEHDGDLRAVVDALIAELDI, encoded by the coding sequence GTGTCATTGGTTCCGGCTAGCCCGCCGGCCAGCAGGGCAGCAGCCCGCATCGATTTCGCCGGATCACCCCGGCCGACGGTCGGCGTGGAATGGGAGTTCGCGCTTGTCGATGCGCAGACCCGAGACCTGAGCAACGAAGCCACCGCGGTCATCGCCGAAATAGGCGAAAACCCCAGGGTGCACAAGGAATTGCTGCGCAACACCGTCGAAATCGTCAGCGGGATCTGCGATTGCACCGCTCAAGCGATGGACGACCTGCGTGACACTTTGCATACCGCGCGCAGAATCGTTCGCGATCGCGGCATGGAGCTGTTTTGCGCGGGCACCCACCCCTTCGCGCGGTGGTCAGCCCAAAAGCTCACCGACGCACCGCGTTACGCCGAACTGATCAAGCGCACCCAGTGGTGGGGCCGGCAGATGCTGATCTGGGGGGTGCACGTGCACGTCGGAATCTCCTCCGCGCACAAGGTGATGCCGATCATGACGGCGCTGCTGCAGCGCTACCCGCACCTGCTGGCGTTGTCGGCCTCTTCACCGTGGTGGGGCGGTGAAGATACCGGCTATGCCAGCAACCGGGCGATGATGTTTCAGCAGCTGCCCACTGCCGGGCTGCCGTTTCATTTCCAGACGTGGGCCGAGTTCGAAGGCTTCGTCTACGACCAGAAGAAGACCGGCATCATCGACCACATGGACGAGATCCGTTGGGACATCAGGCCCTCGCCCCACAAAGGAACTCTTGAGGTGCGCATCTGCGACGGGGTCTCCAACCTGCGAGAGTTGGCTGCGCTGGTGGCGCTGACGCACTGCCTGGTGGTCGACTTGGACCGTCGTCTGGAAGCCGGCGAGACACTGCCGAACATGCCGCCGTGGCATGTCCAGGAAAACAAGTGGCGCGCTGCACGCTACGGCCTGGACGCCGTGATCATCTTGGATGCCGACAGCAACGAACGCCTGGTCACCGACGATCTGATCGATGTGCTCAATCGTCTGGAGCCGGTGGCGAAGTCGTTGCATTGCGCCGACGAGCTAGCTTCCGTCGCCGACATTCCCCGGTTAGGGGCGTCGTATCAGCGGCAGCGTCGGGTGGCCGAGGAGCATGACGGAGACTTGCGTGCTGTGGTCGACGCGCTGATTGCCGAGCTGGACATCTGA
- a CDS encoding HNH endonuclease signature motif containing protein — MLASSRDEIVEVFDALEAELDRALGLSVDVLTTPECLAMLERCERLRRRLPAVEHPLINQVTARADETELGGKLPFALAERLRVTRAEASRRIGEAADLGPRRALTGEPLQPLLAATAAAQRAGRIGTGHVAVIRSFYHRLPDFVDAQTREQAEAQLARLSGEFRPDQLGRLADKLADCLNPDGDFTDDDRARRRGLTIGKQGIDGMSPVSGFLTPEARATIDAVLAKLAAPGMCNPADLNPCLGGTPSQPAIESDTRSAAQRNHDALTAAGRALLASGDLGQHNGLPATIIVSTTLKELEAGAGTALTGGGSLLPMSDVIRLASHAYHYLAIFDKGKAIGLYHTKRLASPGQRIVLYAKDRGCTFPGCDVPGYLTEVHHVTDFATCRETNVDDLTQGCGTHHKLVTSGGWKTRKLKNGDTEWIPPPHLDHGQARTNTFHHPERLLRDGDGDDDDDP; from the coding sequence ATGCTAGCGAGTAGCCGGGACGAGATCGTCGAGGTGTTCGACGCCCTCGAGGCTGAGCTGGACCGTGCCCTGGGGTTGTCCGTTGATGTGTTGACCACCCCGGAGTGCCTGGCCATGCTGGAGCGCTGCGAAAGGCTGCGCCGGCGGCTGCCGGCCGTCGAGCACCCGTTGATCAACCAGGTCACCGCGCGGGCCGATGAGACCGAGCTGGGCGGCAAGTTGCCGTTCGCGTTGGCCGAGCGGTTGCGCGTCACCCGCGCTGAAGCATCCCGCCGCATCGGTGAAGCCGCCGATCTCGGGCCACGGCGTGCGCTGACCGGCGAGCCGCTGCAACCGCTGTTGGCTGCCACCGCCGCCGCCCAGCGGGCCGGCCGGATCGGGACCGGCCATGTGGCGGTAATCCGCAGCTTCTACCACCGACTGCCCGACTTCGTCGACGCCCAGACCCGCGAACAGGCCGAGGCGCAGCTGGCCCGCCTCAGCGGGGAGTTTCGGCCCGATCAGCTGGGCAGGCTGGCCGACAAGCTTGCCGATTGCCTGAATCCGGACGGAGATTTCACCGACGACGACAGGGCCCGCCGCCGTGGCCTCACTATCGGCAAGCAAGGCATCGACGGGATGTCCCCGGTCAGCGGGTTTTTGACCCCGGAGGCCCGCGCCACCATCGACGCGGTGCTGGCGAAACTGGCCGCCCCCGGCATGTGCAACCCGGCCGATCTCAACCCTTGCCTCGGCGGCACCCCGTCGCAGCCGGCCATCGAGTCCGACACCCGAAGCGCTGCCCAGCGCAACCACGACGCGCTAACCGCTGCCGGGCGGGCGTTGCTGGCGTCCGGTGATTTGGGACAACACAACGGATTACCGGCGACCATCATCGTGTCCACCACACTCAAAGAGCTCGAGGCCGGTGCGGGCACGGCGCTCACCGGTGGCGGCAGCCTGCTGCCGATGTCCGATGTGATCCGGCTGGCCTCGCACGCCTACCACTACCTCGCGATCTTTGACAAAGGTAAGGCGATCGGGCTGTACCACACCAAACGGCTGGCCTCACCTGGCCAACGAATCGTGTTGTACGCGAAGGACCGCGGGTGCACGTTCCCGGGTTGCGATGTGCCGGGCTACCTCACCGAGGTTCACCATGTCACCGACTTCGCGACCTGCCGCGAAACCAACGTCGATGACCTGACCCAGGGCTGCGGCACGCATCACAAGCTGGTCACCTCGGGCGGTTGGAAGACGCGCAAGCTGAAAAACGGTGATACCGAATGGATCCCGCCACCGCATCTCGACCACGGCCAAGCCAGGACCAACACCTTTCACCATCCTGAACGGCTCCTGCGCGATGGCGACGGCGATGACGACGATGATCCCTAG